One segment of Agromyces albus DNA contains the following:
- a CDS encoding kynureninase — protein MDRADGLAHYRKRFVGAAGDVVYFDGNSLGRPPLSAIERVERFLRDDWGGRLIRGWDEAWMQLPYEIGDRIGRAVIDAKAGQTVIGDSTTVLLYKLARAAVDAQLARDPGRNEIVVDTDNFPTDRYVLDGIAKERGVRLRWIDVDTSGGVTPEQLANAVGPATALVVLSHVAYRSAYLADARELTRIAHDAGALILWDLCHSAGSVPVQADLWGFDLAVGCTYKYLNGGPGSPAFAYVRDDLQAAIRQPIQGWMGASDVFAMGPEYAPAPGIRRFVSGTPPIVGMLAMEETLTMIEEAGMRAIRAKSVALTSFAIAVADEWLGPLGVTLASPLDAEQRGSHVTLQHPAMREVTARLWQRDVIPDYRDPGGLRIGLSPLSTSFEEVHRGLAATRDTLKTVLLERAGLA, from the coding sequence ATGGACCGCGCCGATGGGCTCGCCCACTACCGCAAGCGCTTCGTGGGCGCCGCCGGCGACGTCGTATACTTCGACGGCAACTCGCTCGGGAGACCGCCGCTGTCGGCGATCGAGCGGGTCGAGCGCTTCCTGCGCGACGACTGGGGCGGCCGCCTCATCCGCGGCTGGGACGAGGCCTGGATGCAGCTGCCGTATGAGATCGGCGACCGCATCGGCCGGGCGGTGATCGATGCGAAGGCCGGCCAGACGGTGATCGGCGACTCGACGACCGTGCTGCTGTACAAGCTCGCTCGCGCCGCCGTCGATGCGCAACTCGCGCGCGATCCGGGCCGGAACGAGATCGTCGTCGACACCGACAACTTCCCGACCGACCGCTACGTGCTCGACGGCATCGCGAAGGAACGCGGCGTGCGGCTGCGCTGGATCGACGTCGACACGAGCGGCGGCGTCACGCCCGAGCAGCTCGCGAACGCGGTGGGCCCCGCGACGGCGCTCGTGGTGCTCAGTCACGTCGCCTACCGATCGGCCTACCTCGCCGACGCTCGCGAGCTCACCCGCATCGCGCACGACGCCGGCGCGCTCATCCTCTGGGACCTCTGCCACTCGGCGGGCTCGGTTCCCGTGCAGGCCGACCTCTGGGGCTTCGATCTCGCAGTCGGATGCACCTACAAGTACCTGAACGGCGGCCCGGGCTCGCCCGCGTTCGCGTACGTGCGCGACGACCTGCAGGCGGCGATCCGTCAGCCGATCCAGGGCTGGATGGGTGCGTCCGACGTGTTCGCGATGGGCCCCGAGTACGCGCCGGCGCCCGGCATCCGCCGATTCGTGAGCGGCACGCCGCCCATCGTGGGCATGCTCGCGATGGAGGAGACGCTCACGATGATCGAGGAGGCCGGCATGCGCGCGATCCGCGCGAAGTCGGTGGCACTCACGTCGTTCGCCATCGCCGTCGCCGACGAGTGGCTCGGCCCGCTCGGCGTGACCCTCGCCTCGCCGCTCGACGCCGAGCAGCGCGGCAGCCACGTGACGCTGCAGCACCCGGCGATGCGCGAGGTGACCGCGCGGCTGTGGCAGCGCGACGTGATTCCCGACTATCGCGACCCCGGCGGGCTGCGGATCGGACTCTCGCCGCTGTCGACGAGTTTCGAGGAGGTGCACCGCGGCCTCGCAGCGACGCGCGACACGCTGAAGACGGTGCTGCTCGAGCGGGCGGGGCTCGCCTAG
- a CDS encoding NUDIX hydrolase, which translates to MTVSDGVSYTEEYAASHGRFSLIPAVYVVLRRGDEVLLQLRRGTGYFDEHWACGAAGHVEQGESLLTAAVRETREELGVDVDPASLTTLTVMHRTGGGPERRARAIEERLDVFFSASAWVGEPSPLEDKAADLGWFPLDALPEPVVPHELAVLDALRLGTLAPITPYGF; encoded by the coding sequence GTGACCGTCTCCGATGGCGTCTCCTACACCGAGGAGTACGCCGCGTCGCACGGTCGGTTCTCGCTGATCCCTGCGGTCTACGTCGTGCTCCGTCGTGGCGACGAGGTGCTCCTCCAGCTCCGCCGCGGCACCGGGTACTTCGACGAGCACTGGGCGTGCGGCGCAGCCGGGCACGTCGAGCAGGGCGAGTCGTTGCTCACGGCGGCGGTTCGCGAGACGCGTGAGGAGCTCGGCGTCGACGTCGACCCGGCGTCGCTCACGACCCTTACCGTCATGCACCGCACCGGCGGCGGGCCGGAGCGCCGAGCCCGAGCCATCGAGGAGCGCCTCGATGTGTTCTTCTCCGCCAGCGCCTGGGTCGGCGAGCCGAGCCCGCTCGAAGACAAGGCCGCCGATCTCGGCTGGTTCCCGCTCGACGCACTGCCCGAACCGGTCGTGCCGCACGAGCTCGCCGTACTCGATGCCCTTCGCCTCGGCACACTCGCCCCGATCACCCCCTACGGGTTCTGA
- a CDS encoding shikimate 5-dehydrogenase, which translates to MPILNKDMSVCISLAGRPSNLGTRFHNFLYDELGLNFIYKAFTTDDLEGAVRGIRALGIRGCSVSMPFKEAVIPLVDEIEPSAAAIESVNTIVNDGGRLTASNTDYEAIAALVAEHGLDPASRVLVRGSGGMAKAVVAAFRGAEFSEVTVVARNADAGPALAAKYGYEWVADDPAPSFDVIVNVTPIGMHGTDAQAQAFSPEFIERASTVFDVVAFPAETPLVTAARAAGKRVISGAEVIALQAARQFERYTGVPLTREQVERASVFSRAE; encoded by the coding sequence ATGCCCATCCTGAACAAGGACATGTCGGTCTGCATCTCGCTCGCCGGCCGCCCGTCGAACCTCGGTACGCGCTTCCACAACTTCCTCTACGACGAGCTCGGCCTGAACTTCATCTACAAGGCCTTCACGACCGACGATCTCGAGGGTGCCGTGCGCGGCATCCGTGCGCTCGGGATCCGCGGATGCTCCGTCTCGATGCCGTTCAAGGAGGCCGTCATCCCACTCGTCGACGAAATCGAGCCGTCTGCTGCGGCGATCGAGTCGGTGAACACGATCGTGAACGACGGCGGCAGGCTCACGGCCTCGAACACCGACTACGAGGCGATCGCGGCGCTCGTCGCCGAGCACGGGCTCGATCCGGCGTCGCGCGTGCTCGTGCGCGGCTCGGGCGGCATGGCGAAGGCGGTCGTCGCGGCGTTCCGCGGCGCCGAGTTCTCGGAGGTCACGGTCGTGGCGCGCAATGCTGACGCCGGGCCCGCGCTCGCGGCGAAGTACGGGTACGAGTGGGTCGCCGACGACCCGGCGCCGTCGTTCGACGTCATCGTGAACGTCACCCCGATCGGGATGCACGGCACCGACGCCCAAGCCCAGGCCTTCTCGCCTGAGTTCATCGAGCGCGCCTCGACGGTGTTCGACGTCGTGGCGTTCCCCGCGGAGACGCCGCTCGTGACCGCCGCCCGCGCGGCCGGCAAGCGCGTGATCTCGGGGGCCGAGGTCATCGCGCTGCAGGCAGCACGCCAGTTCGAGCGGTACACGGGCGTGCCGCTCACGCGCGAGCAGGTGGAGCGCGCGTCGGTGTTCTCCCGCGCGGAGTAG
- a CDS encoding tetratricopeptide repeat protein produces the protein MTDPLTPEPLTPEPESAIRQIFDRRDRDDMQPTIDAFLALLAAHPGHPEVLYEVGGSYDTAGEEQTALGYYEAAMAAGLSGESLRKCLMQYGSTLRILGRYDESLVALDRARAEYPDSASVRAFHALALHAAGRSDGAVGELLELVADGMRIPDVQRYEAALRGNAAYLTQLDEERPAG, from the coding sequence ATGACCGACCCGCTGACGCCTGAGCCCCTCACGCCCGAGCCCGAGTCCGCCATCCGTCAGATCTTCGACCGCCGTGACCGCGACGACATGCAGCCGACGATCGACGCGTTCCTCGCGCTCCTCGCCGCGCACCCGGGTCACCCCGAGGTGCTCTACGAGGTGGGCGGCTCGTACGACACGGCGGGCGAGGAGCAGACGGCGCTCGGCTACTACGAGGCCGCGATGGCGGCCGGCCTCTCGGGCGAATCGCTGCGGAAGTGCCTCATGCAATACGGCAGCACGCTGCGCATCCTCGGCCGCTACGACGAGTCGCTCGTGGCGCTCGACCGGGCGCGCGCCGAGTATCCCGACTCCGCCTCGGTGCGGGCGTTCCACGCCCTCGCCCTCCACGCGGCGGGCCGCAGCGACGGCGCCGTGGGCGAGTTGCTCGAGCTCGTGGCCGACGGCATGCGGATTCCCGATGTGCAGCGCTACGAGGCGGCGCTGCGCGGCAACGCGGCCTACCTCACGCAGCTCGACGAGGAGCGCCCGGCGGGCTGA
- the purS gene encoding phosphoribosylformylglycinamidine synthase subunit PurS, with translation MPTIVVDVMPKAELLDPQGKALAGALARTGRTGFTGVRIGKRFELTVDGPIDDDLKASVKEIAEEILSNSVIEDVVGIHYEQSNAELAEEATHAASETHDGYVAPAGETH, from the coding sequence GTGCCAACCATCGTCGTCGACGTGATGCCCAAGGCCGAGCTGCTCGACCCCCAGGGGAAGGCCCTCGCCGGCGCCCTCGCCCGCACCGGTCGCACGGGGTTCACCGGCGTGCGCATCGGCAAGCGCTTCGAGCTCACCGTCGATGGTCCGATCGACGACGACCTCAAGGCGAGCGTCAAGGAGATCGCCGAGGAGATCCTCTCGAACTCCGTGATCGAAGACGTCGTGGGCATCCACTACGAGCAGTCGAACGCCGAGCTCGCCGAAGAGGCCACGCACGCGGCATCCGAGACGCACGACGGGTACGTTGCGCCCGCCGGCGAGACGCACTGA
- a CDS encoding adenine phosphoribosyltransferase, whose translation MLQGSSFAFVNPRRSRPPVFADGSAFRALAAALTAPFEGRFDDLGGVEARGFLLAGAASALCGAGVLTVRKTGKLPRAVLSESYDLEYGTAGLEVHEGELAPGARVLIVDDVLATGGTVAAAARLVERAGWQVAGISVALELTALGGRAALGDRYEIFSLLQY comes from the coding sequence ATGCTCCAGGGGTCGTCGTTCGCGTTCGTCAATCCTCGCAGGAGCAGACCGCCGGTGTTCGCCGATGGGTCGGCGTTCCGTGCGCTCGCCGCGGCGCTCACGGCACCGTTCGAAGGTCGATTCGACGACCTCGGCGGCGTCGAGGCTCGAGGCTTCCTGCTGGCCGGTGCTGCGTCGGCGCTCTGCGGTGCGGGCGTGCTCACCGTGCGCAAGACGGGCAAGCTGCCGCGCGCTGTCCTGAGCGAGAGCTACGACCTCGAGTACGGCACCGCCGGCCTCGAGGTACACGAGGGCGAGCTCGCTCCCGGAGCCCGGGTGCTCATCGTCGACGACGTGCTCGCCACCGGCGGCACGGTCGCGGCTGCGGCGCGTCTCGTCGAACGCGCGGGTTGGCAGGTCGCGGGCATCTCGGTCGCCCTCGAGCTCACGGCCCTCGGCGGTCGCGCGGCGCTCGGCGACCGCTACGAGATCTTCTCGCTGCTGCAGTACTGA
- a CDS encoding Fur family transcriptional regulator: protein MLTDVAPDREQAAAHLREVGLKVTEPRLAVFGAIEIGEHVDADEIFRRVSRELPSTSLQTVYGVLAALSGAGLLRKIEPAGSPALYENRIGDNHHHLVCTSCNAVVDVGCVVGEAPCLTPSETHGFQIATAEVTFWGLCPDCRALT, encoded by the coding sequence ATGTTGACCGACGTCGCTCCCGACCGCGAGCAGGCAGCCGCCCACCTGCGGGAAGTCGGCCTCAAGGTCACCGAGCCGAGGCTCGCGGTATTCGGCGCGATCGAGATCGGTGAGCACGTCGATGCCGATGAGATCTTCCGCCGTGTCTCGCGCGAGCTGCCCAGCACGTCGCTGCAGACGGTCTACGGCGTGCTCGCCGCGCTGAGCGGTGCCGGCCTCTTGCGCAAGATCGAGCCGGCCGGGTCGCCGGCACTCTACGAGAACCGCATCGGCGACAACCACCACCACCTCGTCTGCACGAGTTGCAACGCCGTGGTCGATGTCGGCTGCGTCGTCGGCGAGGCTCCGTGCCTCACGCCGTCCGAGACCCACGGGTTCCAGATCGCGACGGCCGAAGTCACCTTCTGGGGCCTGTGCCCCGATTGCCGCGCCCTCACCTGA
- the purQ gene encoding phosphoribosylformylglycinamidine synthase subunit PurQ codes for MRIGVITFPGSLDDRDAQRAVRLAGGEPVALWHGSHDLEGVDALILPGGFSYGDYLRAGAIASLSPIMSEVVDAANSGMPVLGICNGFQMLAEAHLLEGGLIRNDHGSFICRDQALSVENADTAWTSEFEAGQQITIPLKNGEGGFIASDDTLDRLEGEGRVVFRYVDVNPNGSLRDIAGISNERGNVVGLMPHPEHAVEPGFGPDTSLAMRSGVDGLGFFTSVVRKALVEA; via the coding sequence ATGCGCATCGGCGTCATCACGTTCCCCGGCTCGCTCGACGACCGCGACGCGCAGCGTGCCGTGCGACTCGCGGGCGGCGAGCCCGTCGCCCTCTGGCACGGCTCGCACGACCTCGAGGGCGTCGACGCGCTCATCCTGCCGGGCGGCTTCAGCTACGGCGACTACCTGCGGGCCGGCGCGATCGCGAGCCTCTCGCCGATCATGAGCGAGGTCGTGGATGCCGCGAACAGCGGCATGCCCGTGCTCGGCATCTGCAACGGCTTCCAGATGCTCGCCGAGGCGCACCTGCTCGAGGGCGGACTCATCCGCAACGACCACGGCTCGTTCATCTGCCGCGACCAGGCGCTCTCGGTCGAGAACGCCGACACCGCCTGGACGAGCGAATTCGAGGCCGGCCAGCAGATCACGATCCCGCTGAAGAACGGCGAGGGCGGGTTCATCGCGTCAGATGACACGCTCGACCGGCTCGAGGGCGAAGGACGCGTGGTGTTCCGCTACGTCGACGTGAACCCCAACGGCTCGCTCCGCGACATCGCGGGCATCTCGAACGAACGCGGCAACGTCGTCGGGCTCATGCCGCACCCAGAGCACGCCGTCGAACCCGGCTTCGGACCCGACACGTCGCTCGCGATGCGCTCGGGCGTCGATGGGCTCGGGTTCTTCACGAGCGTCGTGCGCAAGGCGCTCGTCGAGGCGTAG
- a CDS encoding catalase → MAEHTTTQTGTPVASDAHSLTVGADGATVLHDRYLVEKLAQFNRERIPERIVHAKGGGAFGTFEVTADVSAFTRAAVFQPGSTVETLARFSSVAGEQGSPDTWRDVRGFSVKFYTTEGNYDIVGNNTPVFFIRDAIKFPDFIHSQKRLPGSGLRNADMQWDFWTLSPESAHQVTYLMGDRGLPKSWREMQGYGSHTYEWINAAGEKFWVKYHFRSQQGDLHLDAETAEAIAGADADYYRRDLHDAIEAGNHPAWDLHVQVMPYDDAKQYRFNPFDLTKVWPHADYPLIKVGTLTLNRNPQNFFAEIEQAAFSPANTVPGIAISPDKMLMARVFSYPDAQRYRVGTNYNQIPVNAPHAASVHNYSQDGAQRHHYNSPTAPVYAPNSFGGPVADADRAAEGGWESDGELVRTAYTLRSEDSDFGQPGTLYREVYDDAAKARLLQTLAGQASAITIDEIRERFFQYWTNVDGSLGAALRAAYAVGVNADAPQQPEADEEDDAA, encoded by the coding sequence ATGGCCGAACACACGACCACGCAGACGGGAACTCCCGTCGCGAGCGACGCCCACTCGCTGACCGTCGGCGCCGACGGCGCCACGGTGTTGCACGACCGCTACCTCGTCGAGAAGCTCGCGCAGTTCAATCGCGAGCGAATTCCCGAGCGCATCGTGCACGCCAAGGGCGGCGGCGCCTTCGGCACCTTCGAGGTGACGGCGGATGTCTCGGCCTTCACGCGTGCTGCGGTGTTCCAGCCCGGCTCGACCGTCGAGACCCTCGCGCGCTTCTCGAGCGTGGCCGGAGAGCAGGGCTCGCCCGACACCTGGCGCGACGTGCGTGGATTCTCGGTGAAGTTCTACACGACCGAGGGCAACTACGACATCGTCGGCAACAACACGCCGGTCTTCTTCATCCGCGACGCCATCAAGTTCCCCGACTTCATCCACTCGCAGAAGCGACTGCCGGGTTCGGGCCTGCGCAACGCCGACATGCAGTGGGACTTCTGGACCCTCTCGCCCGAGTCCGCGCACCAGGTCACGTATCTCATGGGCGACCGCGGGCTTCCCAAGTCGTGGCGCGAGATGCAGGGCTACGGCTCGCACACCTACGAGTGGATCAACGCCGCAGGCGAGAAGTTCTGGGTCAAGTACCACTTCCGTTCGCAGCAGGGCGACCTGCACCTCGACGCCGAGACCGCCGAGGCGATCGCCGGCGCCGACGCCGACTACTACCGTCGCGACCTGCACGACGCTATTGAGGCCGGCAACCACCCCGCGTGGGACCTGCACGTGCAGGTCATGCCCTATGACGACGCGAAGCAGTATCGCTTCAACCCGTTCGATCTCACCAAGGTCTGGCCGCACGCCGACTACCCGCTCATCAAGGTGGGCACGCTCACGCTGAACCGTAACCCGCAGAACTTCTTCGCCGAGATCGAGCAGGCCGCCTTCTCGCCGGCGAACACCGTGCCGGGCATCGCGATCAGCCCCGACAAGATGCTCATGGCCCGTGTGTTCTCCTACCCCGACGCACAGCGCTACCGCGTGGGCACGAACTACAACCAGATTCCGGTGAACGCGCCGCACGCGGCATCCGTGCACAACTACTCGCAAGACGGCGCCCAGCGTCACCACTACAACTCGCCGACCGCACCGGTCTACGCGCCCAACTCGTTCGGCGGCCCCGTGGCCGACGCCGACCGGGCGGCCGAGGGCGGCTGGGAGAGCGACGGCGAGCTCGTGCGCACGGCCTACACCCTGCGTTCGGAAGACAGCGACTTCGGCCAGCCCGGAACGCTCTACCGCGAGGTCTATGACGACGCGGCCAAGGCCCGCTTGCTCCAGACCCTCGCCGGCCAGGCCAGCGCGATCACGATCGACGAGATCCGCGAGCGCTTCTTCCAGTACTGGACGAACGTCGACGGCAGCCTCGGGGCCGCGCTTCGTGCGGCGTATGCCGTCGGCGTGAACGCCGACGCGCCCCAGCAGCCCGAGGCCGACGAGGAGGACGACGCCGCGTAG
- the purL gene encoding phosphoribosylformylglycinamidine synthase subunit PurL: protein MTVQTPATTPAPATTRLDTVEVAATTPEKEQPYAALGLKPDEYERIRNILGRRPTSAELAMYSVMWSEHCSYKSSKIYLRQFGKKVTPEMKKNLMVGMGENAGVIDIGEGWAVTFKIESHNHPSYIEPFQGAATGVGGIVRDIISMGARPVAVMDALRFGAIDHPDTARVVHGVVSGISFYGNCLGLPNIGGETWFDPIYQANPLVNALAVGVMRHEDLHLANAKGAGNKVVLFGARTGGDGIGGASILASDTFAEGGPTKRPAVQVGDPFAEKVLIECCLELFAGDLVEGIQDLGAAGISCATSELASNGDGGMAIVLDDVLLRDPTLTPEEILMSESQERMMAIVRPEKLDGFLEVVKKWDVETSVLGEVTTTGRLSIMWRGEEIVNVDPRTVAVDGPVYERPVSYPTWIDALQADTAANLDRPASPDEIREQFLRLVGSANQADAAWVTSQYDKYVLGNTALSYPDDAGMVRVDEESGLGVSIATDANGRYSQLDPRQGAKLALAEAYRNVAVTGAVPAAVSDCLNFGSPENPEVMWQFSETVEGLSDGCLELGIPVTGGNVSFYNQTGDLPIHPTPVIAVLGVIDDVARRVPSGWQDDGHNIYLLGDTRAELDGSAWAGLVHDHLGGHPPLVDLAGEQRLAGLLNAAAVEGLIDSAHDLSDGGLAIALAEAVSRFGVGARVVLDEIVQDAGIDAATALFSESAGRVIVTVPREDDVKFRGLCDGRNYPVRRIGVTDATSGALEVQGLFTVSIDELRGANRATLSDAFGPVVGY from the coding sequence GTGACCGTTCAGACTCCCGCCACGACTCCTGCGCCCGCGACGACCCGGCTCGACACCGTCGAGGTCGCCGCGACCACGCCCGAGAAGGAGCAGCCGTACGCCGCGCTCGGGCTGAAGCCCGACGAGTACGAGCGCATCCGCAACATCCTGGGTCGCCGGCCCACGAGCGCCGAGCTCGCGATGTACTCGGTCATGTGGAGCGAGCACTGCTCCTACAAGTCGAGCAAGATCTACCTTCGCCAGTTCGGCAAGAAGGTCACGCCCGAGATGAAGAAGAACCTCATGGTGGGCATGGGCGAGAACGCCGGCGTCATCGACATCGGTGAGGGCTGGGCGGTCACCTTCAAGATCGAGAGCCACAACCACCCGAGCTACATCGAGCCGTTCCAGGGCGCGGCCACGGGCGTCGGCGGCATCGTGCGCGACATCATCTCGATGGGCGCTCGCCCCGTCGCCGTGATGGACGCGCTTCGCTTCGGCGCGATCGACCACCCCGACACGGCGCGCGTCGTGCACGGCGTCGTGAGCGGCATCAGCTTCTACGGCAACTGCCTCGGCCTGCCGAACATCGGCGGCGAGACCTGGTTCGACCCGATCTACCAGGCGAACCCCCTCGTGAACGCCCTCGCCGTGGGCGTGATGCGCCACGAAGACCTCCACCTCGCCAACGCGAAGGGCGCCGGCAACAAGGTCGTGCTCTTCGGCGCCCGCACCGGCGGCGACGGCATCGGCGGCGCATCCATCCTCGCGTCCGACACCTTCGCCGAGGGCGGCCCCACGAAGCGCCCCGCCGTACAGGTCGGCGACCCCTTCGCCGAGAAGGTGCTCATCGAGTGCTGCCTCGAGCTCTTCGCGGGCGACCTCGTCGAGGGCATCCAAGACCTCGGCGCCGCCGGCATCTCGTGCGCGACCTCCGAGCTCGCGAGCAACGGCGACGGCGGCATGGCGATCGTGCTCGACGACGTGCTCCTGCGCGACCCCACACTGACGCCTGAAGAGATCCTCATGAGCGAGAGCCAGGAGCGCATGATGGCGATCGTGCGCCCCGAGAAGCTCGACGGCTTCCTCGAGGTCGTGAAGAAGTGGGACGTCGAGACGAGCGTGCTCGGCGAGGTCACCACCACCGGCCGCTTGTCGATCATGTGGCGCGGCGAGGAGATCGTGAACGTCGACCCGCGCACCGTCGCCGTCGACGGCCCCGTGTACGAGCGGCCCGTCAGCTACCCCACGTGGATCGACGCGCTGCAGGCCGACACCGCCGCGAACCTCGACCGCCCCGCCTCCCCCGACGAGATTCGCGAGCAGTTCCTGCGGCTCGTGGGCTCGGCGAACCAGGCGGACGCCGCGTGGGTCACGAGCCAGTACGACAAGTACGTGCTCGGCAACACGGCACTCAGCTACCCCGATGACGCGGGCATGGTGCGCGTCGACGAAGAGTCGGGGCTCGGCGTCTCCATCGCCACCGACGCGAACGGCCGTTACTCGCAGCTCGACCCGCGGCAGGGAGCGAAGCTCGCCCTCGCCGAGGCGTATCGCAACGTCGCCGTCACGGGCGCCGTGCCGGCCGCGGTTTCCGATTGCCTGAACTTCGGCTCCCCCGAGAACCCCGAGGTCATGTGGCAGTTCTCCGAGACCGTCGAGGGATTGAGCGACGGATGCCTCGAGCTCGGCATCCCCGTCACCGGCGGCAACGTCTCCTTCTACAACCAGACCGGTGACCTGCCGATCCACCCGACGCCGGTCATCGCCGTGCTCGGCGTCATCGACGACGTGGCTCGCCGCGTTCCGAGCGGCTGGCAGGACGACGGCCACAACATCTACCTGCTCGGCGACACCCGCGCCGAGCTCGACGGCTCCGCGTGGGCGGGCCTCGTGCACGACCACCTCGGCGGCCACCCGCCGCTCGTCGACCTCGCCGGCGAGCAGCGCCTCGCGGGTCTGCTCAACGCCGCGGCGGTCGAGGGCCTCATCGACTCGGCCCACGACCTCTCCGACGGCGGCCTCGCGATCGCCCTCGCCGAAGCCGTCTCGCGATTCGGCGTCGGCGCCCGTGTCGTGCTCGACGAGATCGTCCAAGACGCTGGCATCGACGCCGCGACCGCGCTCTTCTCCGAGTCGGCCGGCCGCGTCATCGTCACCGTGCCGCGCGAAGACGACGTGAAGTTCCGCGGCCTCTGCGACGGCCGCAACTACCCCGTGCGCCGCATCGGCGTGACCGATGCCACTTCGGGCGCGCTCGAGGTGCAGGGCCTCTTCACGGTGAGCATCGACGAACTGCGCGGCGCGAACCGTGCGACCCTCTCCGACGCGTTCGGCCCGGTCGTCGGGTACTGA
- a CDS encoding DUF3817 domain-containing protein: protein MSPKRLYRILAFAEAVTWTILIVAMILKYAAGIDAAVLVGGSIHGFVFLAYAFSAVLVGVNQRWSIGLVAVAVATAVVPYATVPFDLWLVRRGRLEGGWRHERTDHPADGNWVNALLRWFLARPVLLTVVAALGIAAVFTTLLVIGPPGGREA, encoded by the coding sequence GTGTCACCGAAGCGCCTCTACCGCATCCTCGCCTTCGCCGAGGCCGTGACCTGGACGATCCTCATCGTCGCGATGATCCTGAAGTACGCGGCCGGCATCGACGCCGCGGTGCTCGTGGGCGGGTCGATCCACGGATTCGTGTTCCTCGCGTACGCGTTCTCGGCGGTGCTCGTCGGCGTGAACCAGCGCTGGAGCATCGGCCTCGTCGCCGTCGCCGTGGCCACCGCGGTCGTTCCGTACGCGACCGTTCCCTTCGACCTGTGGCTCGTTCGCCGCGGCCGCCTCGAGGGAGGCTGGCGCCACGAGCGCACCGACCACCCCGCCGACGGCAACTGGGTGAACGCGCTGTTGCGCTGGTTCCTCGCGCGTCCGGTGCTGCTGACCGTGGTCGCCGCGCTCGGCATCGCTGCCGTGTTCACGACGTTGCTCGTTATCGGCCCGCCCGGCGGCCGCGAGGCATGA
- the kynA gene encoding tryptophan 2,3-dioxygenase translates to MAQPAEQPEPSDDAEQPVIGNTRRIEASVVTDFSDRMSYGGYLDLPTLLSAQRPISRPEHHDELLFIIQHQTTELWLKLVLHELETARDLLRADELAPALKCIARVKHIQRTLTEQWSVLATLTPTEYGQFRGVLGNASGFQSYQYRAVEFVLGNKNERMLQVFEADPMATAMLEAALKTPSLYDEFLRLLARAGYPVPDEVLERDVTAAWTFVPELVPMFGQIYAKPDEHWAAYETCEELVDLEDNFQLWRFRHLKTVERIIGSKTGTGGSSGATFLKRALELTFFPELYAVRTEIPG, encoded by the coding sequence GTGGCCCAACCCGCCGAACAACCCGAACCCAGCGACGACGCCGAGCAGCCCGTCATCGGCAACACGCGGCGCATCGAGGCATCCGTCGTCACCGACTTCAGCGACCGCATGAGCTACGGCGGCTACCTCGACCTGCCCACGCTGCTCTCGGCGCAACGACCGATCAGCCGGCCCGAGCACCACGACGAACTGCTGTTCATCATCCAGCACCAGACCACCGAGCTGTGGCTGAAGCTCGTGCTGCACGAGCTCGAGACGGCGCGCGACCTGCTGCGGGCCGACGAGCTCGCGCCGGCGCTCAAGTGCATCGCCCGCGTGAAGCACATCCAGCGCACGCTCACCGAGCAGTGGTCGGTGCTCGCCACGCTGACGCCGACCGAGTACGGCCAGTTCCGCGGCGTGCTCGGCAACGCGAGCGGGTTCCAGTCGTACCAGTACCGTGCGGTCGAGTTCGTACTCGGCAACAAGAACGAGCGCATGCTGCAGGTCTTCGAGGCCGACCCCATGGCGACCGCGATGCTCGAAGCGGCGCTCAAGACGCCGAGCCTCTACGACGAGTTCCTGCGGCTGCTGGCGCGGGCCGGATATCCGGTGCCCGACGAGGTGCTCGAGCGCGACGTCACCGCCGCGTGGACCTTCGTGCCCGAACTCGTGCCGATGTTCGGGCAGATCTACGCGAAACCCGATGAGCACTGGGCCGCCTACGAGACGTGCGAAGAGCTCGTCGACCTCGAAGACAACTTCCAGCTCTGGCGGTTCCGGCACCTGAAGACCGTCGAGCGCATCATCGGCTCGAAGACCGGCACCGGCGGTTCGAGCGGCGCCACCTTCCTCAAGCGCGCCCTCGAGCTCACGTTCTTCCCAGAGCTCTACGCCGTTCGAACCGAGATCCCCGGGTGA